In one window of Prevotella sp. E13-17 DNA:
- a CDS encoding thioredoxin family protein codes for MKKLTLIMMMVLTAGAVMAQGLAFEPDGTTLEQASAKAKAENKLIFLDAFTTWCGPCKMMARTVFPQEQVGAAMNPKFVSVKIDMESPYGAPLAKKLQVTAYPTFIIFNADAQEIGRFMGGSSAEEFLKKVEEKSKDNASAALQARWKAGDRDPQFLFEYLRSLSATYKLQEAGEVAEAILDGKEDTFAADSTLRAIFMRNIQSPFAKSFVYTAKNPDVLAAYIGRNNVDAKIASVFTNYQRDVLVETEESVTLNQEAYDRFAALLKELNVEGGNQYLYGIQITLAEKQKNWKDYLKYIQAYLADPSLDAGDMQLARWARPFSSPTVDAQLKATYKTILLQRIEDIKAGKRQAQRQVGNMRLSRPTDELLQMIVNAFDGKMPNQQKKE; via the coding sequence ATGAAAAAACTAACACTGATTATGATGATGGTCCTGACGGCTGGTGCTGTCATGGCTCAGGGACTTGCTTTCGAACCCGATGGAACAACATTGGAACAGGCTTCAGCTAAGGCTAAGGCCGAAAACAAACTGATATTTCTGGATGCTTTCACCACATGGTGTGGCCCTTGCAAGATGATGGCGCGCACCGTGTTCCCGCAGGAGCAGGTTGGCGCTGCGATGAACCCCAAGTTTGTGAGCGTCAAAATCGATATGGAGAGCCCTTATGGTGCACCTCTTGCTAAGAAGTTGCAGGTCACTGCCTATCCTACTTTTATCATCTTCAATGCAGATGCACAGGAGATTGGACGCTTTATGGGCGGTAGCTCTGCCGAGGAGTTCCTGAAGAAGGTGGAAGAGAAGAGCAAAGATAATGCCTCTGCCGCTCTGCAAGCGCGCTGGAAGGCTGGCGATCGTGATCCTCAGTTCTTGTTTGAATACCTTCGTTCGTTGTCGGCTACCTACAAACTGCAGGAGGCTGGCGAGGTGGCTGAGGCCATCTTGGACGGCAAGGAGGATACCTTTGCTGCTGATAGCACCTTGCGTGCCATCTTCATGCGCAATATTCAAAGCCCCTTTGCAAAGTCGTTTGTTTACACAGCGAAGAACCCCGATGTGCTGGCAGCTTACATCGGACGTAACAATGTGGATGCCAAGATTGCTTCGGTGTTTACTAATTACCAGCGTGACGTGTTGGTAGAAACCGAAGAGTCTGTCACACTTAATCAGGAGGCCTACGACCGTTTTGCAGCCCTCTTGAAAGAGTTAAACGTAGAAGGCGGTAATCAGTACCTCTATGGCATACAGATTACGCTGGCCGAGAAGCAGAAGAACTGGAAGGACTATCTCAAGTATATCCAGGCTTATCTGGCCGATCCCTCTCTCGATGCAGGAGATATGCAGTTGGCACGCTGGGCCCGTCCGTTCTCGTCTCCCACGGTTGATGCTCAGTTGAAGGCCACCTATAAGACCATCCTGTTGCAGCGTATCGAGGACATCAAGGCAGGCAAGCGTCAGGCACAGCGTCAGGTGGGCAACATGCGCCTGTCTCGTCCTACCGACGAACTGCTTCAGATGATTGTCAATGCCTTCGATGGTAAGATGCCCAATCAACAGAAAAAAGAGTAA
- a CDS encoding PKD-like family lipoprotein: MMKRYFSIVLSVMAAMLSLVSCYEDKGNYDYRDLDVVTIDTMETGMQSAYSLMRFDRLRLAPHIFFNGQLVDDSQEVPLDYQWTIFSSVSGTGANSVIDTIGNQRVLDTVISRTAGSYLVQLVVKNRHTDVCQFFRVPVSVSEVLDGGWMVFYERADHPGTSDLALIHNPWTKNNVVYDRIYSNLYETTNGELLDGKPVRCLDIAVSLAAGNNYIGLCTDRTLVGVSENGFEKALMFKDFFHEAPSTEAPIWYGEHGSGVMSGQSSEVLINENQVYTNTYVFSAADGRTTRFGVAKFGDEIGQLAPWNAEVPNTLNYGIIVYDQTNHRFRYSAYNGARLEYFGDQDMEQAAFDINNTGMELLLADWGRGSSQGNGLRPYEYLLMGKGQQRYLAVANFSSSAPTDPAIGLALYPLDAICPQIDHATTFAASHVGSFVYYGAGRAVYNLAYDSGLPATEAWRAPSADEEVTCVRIMKYYHGTIYGLGRVPQSDNLVHIATWNEKTQEGHVYQYLINPASGILDTDNHYEYVVPGRVKDMAWKFTLQ; the protein is encoded by the coding sequence ATGATGAAGAGGTATTTTTCAATAGTTCTCAGTGTGATGGCAGCAATGCTGTCGCTTGTAAGCTGCTATGAGGACAAAGGCAATTATGATTATCGTGACCTTGACGTGGTGACCATCGACACGATGGAAACTGGCATGCAGTCAGCCTATTCACTGATGCGCTTTGACCGTCTGCGACTGGCTCCCCATATCTTCTTTAACGGACAGCTGGTTGATGACAGTCAGGAGGTTCCTTTGGATTACCAGTGGACCATCTTCAGTAGTGTGAGCGGTACAGGAGCGAATAGTGTGATAGACACCATCGGAAACCAACGCGTGCTGGATACGGTTATCAGTCGCACGGCAGGCAGTTACTTAGTGCAGCTCGTGGTCAAGAACCGTCATACGGATGTGTGTCAGTTCTTCCGTGTTCCTGTCTCGGTCAGCGAGGTGCTGGATGGCGGATGGATGGTGTTCTATGAGCGTGCAGATCATCCAGGAACTTCTGATTTGGCCTTGATACATAACCCTTGGACCAAGAATAATGTGGTCTATGACAGAATTTATTCAAACCTCTATGAGACGACCAATGGTGAACTGTTAGACGGAAAGCCTGTTCGTTGTCTTGACATTGCAGTATCTTTGGCTGCAGGAAATAACTATATTGGTCTTTGCACAGATCGCACACTGGTGGGCGTCAGTGAGAATGGCTTTGAGAAGGCGCTGATGTTTAAGGACTTCTTCCACGAAGCACCATCCACGGAGGCCCCCATCTGGTATGGCGAGCATGGCTCTGGTGTGATGTCGGGGCAGAGTTCTGAGGTGCTGATCAATGAAAATCAGGTTTATACCAATACCTATGTGTTCAGTGCAGCAGATGGGCGTACCACACGTTTCGGTGTGGCTAAGTTTGGCGATGAGATTGGACAGTTGGCACCGTGGAACGCAGAAGTTCCTAATACACTGAACTACGGCATCATAGTCTATGACCAGACCAACCACCGCTTCCGCTATTCAGCCTATAATGGGGCTCGTCTGGAATACTTTGGCGATCAAGACATGGAACAGGCAGCTTTCGATATTAACAACACTGGTATGGAACTGCTGTTGGCAGACTGGGGGCGTGGATCCAGTCAAGGCAATGGATTGAGACCTTATGAGTATCTGCTGATGGGGAAAGGCCAGCAACGCTATCTGGCGGTAGCCAATTTCTCGTCGTCGGCACCCACTGATCCTGCTATCGGATTGGCACTCTATCCGTTGGATGCTATCTGCCCTCAGATTGATCATGCCACCACGTTTGCTGCCAGTCATGTGGGTAGCTTCGTGTACTATGGTGCCGGTCGTGCAGTCTATAACCTGGCCTACGACAGCGGACTGCCTGCCACGGAGGCATGGAGAGCACCCTCTGCCGATGAGGAAGTGACCTGTGTGCGTATCATGAAATACTATCATGGCACCATCTATGGACTTGGTCGCGTGCCGCAGTCAGACAATCTGGTGCACATAGCCACCTGGAATGAAAAGACTCAAGAGGGTCATGTCTATCAATACCTGATAAACCCCGCCAGCGGCATACTTGATACCGACAACCATTACGAATATGTGGTGCCAGGACGAGTGAAAGATATGGCATGGAAATTCACATTGCAATAA
- a CDS encoding DUF4843 domain-containing protein — translation MKKLILFACMCFALVGCEKEEVSTFNTQYTALNIWVGTQAGAVYESAVHNYSYVYEEGDVTFYAQLSGMPADHDRTFHLEAFGGDSALMINTVRLEDYVIPAGAVSGVFQVHFNTRKLTDADLFTTKDGMIYFRVVPHEEFALGTEGHQQFAVVLKNYLAKPTNWETANYPQMPLSHYFGAYSRVKYQFMIEHLGLKDFQVNYNAQTSYDEETNVVSNSYAIYLVQVMQKALVDYNAQHDEPLTDEFGLPITF, via the coding sequence ATGAAAAAACTGATATTGTTTGCATGTATGTGCTTTGCGCTTGTTGGGTGCGAGAAAGAAGAGGTATCAACCTTCAACACGCAGTACACGGCATTGAATATATGGGTTGGAACTCAGGCAGGAGCCGTCTATGAGTCGGCAGTACATAACTATTCCTACGTTTACGAAGAGGGCGACGTGACGTTCTATGCTCAGTTGAGCGGCATGCCGGCAGACCACGACCGCACTTTCCATCTGGAGGCTTTCGGTGGCGATTCAGCGTTGATGATCAATACTGTGCGCTTGGAGGATTATGTGATTCCTGCCGGTGCTGTCAGTGGTGTTTTCCAGGTTCATTTCAATACCCGGAAACTGACCGATGCCGACCTCTTCACCACGAAAGATGGGATGATATACTTCCGTGTGGTGCCTCACGAAGAATTCGCTTTAGGTACCGAGGGACACCAGCAGTTTGCGGTTGTCTTGAAGAATTATCTGGCCAAGCCGACTAACTGGGAGACAGCCAACTATCCTCAGATGCCGCTCAGTCACTATTTCGGTGCCTACAGCAGGGTGAAGTATCAGTTCATGATAGAACATCTGGGATTGAAAGATTTCCAGGTGAACTACAATGCACAGACGTCATACGATGAGGAGACGAACGTGGTTTCCAATTCGTATGCCATCTATCTTGTGCAGGTGATGCAGAAAGCATTGGTTGACTATAATGCGCAGCATGATGAACCGTTGACCGATGAGTTTGGACTTCCAATAACGTTTTAA